Below is a genomic region from Marinobacter salarius.
CGATCGGCTTTTGACTCCATAGGAATCAGCTTATGTATCCGGATGTTAAAAAATGGCAGGCCAGGAGGGAATCGAACCCCCAACCTGCGGTTTTGGAGACCGCTGCTCTGCCAATTGAGCTACTGGCCTGCACCGAAACAACTCAGCGCACTTACTTCAAGTTCTTACTCAAAAAGAGCAATTACTCGATGATCTTTGAGACTACGCCGGCACCAACGGTACGACCACCTTCACGAATCGCGAAGCGCAGGCCATCTTCCATGGCGATCGGAGCAATCAGGGTAACACTCATCTTCACGTTGTCACCCGGCATAACCATTTCCACACCTTCCGGCAGCTCACAGGAACCTGTGACGTCGGTGGTACGGAAGTAAAACTGCGGACGGTAACCCTTAAAGAACGGGGTATGACGACCACCTTCTTCTTTGCTCAGCACGTACACTTCGCACTCGAACTTGGTGTGCGGCTTGATGGAGCCCGGCACACACAGAACCTGACCACGCTCAACGTCGTCACGCTTGGTACCACGCAGCAGAACACCAACGTTCTCACCAGCACGACCTTCGTCCAGCAGCTTGCGGAACATCTCAACACCGGTACAAACGGTCTTCACGGTATCTTTGATACCGACGATTTCCACTTCGTCACCAACCTTGATGATGCCACGCTCTACACGACCGGTTACAACCGTACCGCGACCAGAGATGGAGAACACGTCCTCGATCGGCATCAGGAACGGCTGATCAATCGCACGCTCCGGATCCGGGATGTACTCGTCCAGGGCTTCTACCAGCTTCTTAACAGCGGTAGTACCCATTTCGTTATCATCCTTACCTTCCAGCGCCATCAGCGCGGAACCGGTAACGATCGGCGTGTCGTCGCCCGGGAAGTCATACTGGCTCAGCAGTTCGCGAACTTCCATCTCGACCAGCTCCAGCAGCTCCTCGTCATCAACCATGTCCGCCTTGTTCAGGAACACAACGATGAAAGGAACGCCAACCTGGCGGGACAGCAGGATGTGCTCGCGAGTCTGCGGCATGGGGCCGTCAGCTGCGGAACAAACCAGGATCGCGCCGTCCATCTGCGCCGCACCCGTGATCATGTTCTTCACGTAGTCAGCGTGGCCCGGGCAGTCAACGTGCGCATAGTGACGCGCCGGCGAATCGTACTCAACGTGAGAGGTCGCGATGGTGATACCACGCGCCTTCTCTTCCGGTGCGTTATCGATCTGGTCGAATGCGCTTGCACTACCAGTACCCCACACTTCGTGACACACACGAGTCAGCGCGGCTGTCAGCGTGGTCTTGCCATGGTCTACGTGACCAATGGTGCCCACGTTTACGTGCGGCTTATTACGCTCAAATTTTGCTTTAGACATTCGACCTATCTCCCTAATCAACTGGACCGTAACGTTGACCGGACAAATAATGGAGCTCATGACCGGAATTGAACCGGTGACCTCATCCTTACCAAGGATGTGCTCTACCGACTGAGCTACATGAGCGCTTTCAACACTACAAATTGGAGCGGGCAGCGGGAATCGAACCCGCGTCATCAGCTTGGAAGGCTGAGGTAATAGCCACTATACGATGCCCGCGAGCAATAAGTGGTGGAGGGGGCAGGATTCGAACCTGCGAAGCTTTCGCGTCAGATTTACAGTCTGATCCCTTTGGCCACTCGGGAACCCCTCCGAGTCAGGCATGCCAACGGCAAACCTGCCTAAACTTAAAGTGGAGCTGGCGGACGGAATCGAACCCCCGACCTGCTGATTACAAGTCAGCTGCTCTACCAACTGAGCTACGCCAGCTCACATTCGCCTCTTCAGCGAGGGCGGTATACTACGGATTTTCAGAACGCGTTGCAACACCTTCACAACGCCTGATTTCGACCATGTCGAAATTCTCACTGTAATCCGTTTCCGCCGCCCCAACCGCACCGGAATCCGGTACCAGTTGGTCTTCAAAAACGAGCGCGTAGCTTAGCTGATTTCGGGGGAAGTTGGCCAGTATTGCATTGAGATTCTGGCGTTTTTTTTCAGCCAGGACATTTTCGGCGGCCTGTCGGGACTCGAACAGCCCAAGAGAAATGGCATTTTTATTCTCGCCCCGGGTTACCAGGTAGGAGTCGATCCCCCTCTGCTGGAGATCGCGAAACAGATCCAGTGCCCGATCTTCCGGTTGAGGAGGTATGATCACCCAATGCAGTGGCGCCAGTTCCCGCTCTTCCTCAGCAACGTCATAGTCGGTTCCAGGCCGCCCCAGGGAACGATAAGCCTGCCGCGCACTCTGCTCCGAGTCGAACCACCCCAACCGAACGCAGAAACTCAGGGGAACCGCTTCCCTCTCTGGCGGAGCCTCAACATCAACGGCTGGCTGAGTGGCTTCGCCCTCGGCCAGCGTCACATCATCCCTGGCGGCTTCGGGTTCAACCTCTGGCGACAGCGGTTTCAGATCAGCCACCCGCGGCAATGCCTGGCGTTCAGTTACAACGGCAACGGGCTTTGGTCCGAGCTTGTCCCCGTATAACCAAAGCGCCCCATTGATCAGAATCAGGGCAACAGCAAACCACCTCATTCGCGTTCACTCTCCCCATCAACAGCCGCAAGCCCCTTGAGCACCAATGAAGGCTCGTGGTGGGCCGAAAGCCCGGCATCAAGCAGGCCTTCGGCGTCGCCTCCCGTCACCAGGACGCGACCAAGACCAAGACGACGGCAATCCGCCTCAATCCGTGCAGCCATTGATGCCCAGAGCCAGACCAGTCCATGCTGGACGCATTCGGTTGTCGACGCCCCAGGCTCCGCAGCCTGCACATCACTGGCATCAAAACCAATTCTCGCAGCGTCCTGTCTCAAGGACCTGAGCATCATCTGCTTACCCGGGAGAATATAGCCGCCCAGGTGCGCCCCCGTATCGGCAACATAATCAATCGTAATAGCACTGCCGGCATCAACAACGGCAAAACCACCCTCATCGGCCTGCCATGCAGCGTACATGGCGTGCCAGCGATCGGCCCCCATCCTGTCGGTTTCGGTGTAGGCATTCACCAAACCACCTCGACGGGGCTCAGCCCAATGAAACACAATCGGAGCACGACAGAACGCTTCCAACTGCACCTGCAAATGTTGGCGCCTTTCTTCCGAGATCACAGTGGATACTGCAACTCGCCTGATATGGGCGGACTGACAACGGATGTCGCAGAATGGGTCGTCGGCGTCCAGAATGGCGGAACCGGTGCCAACCAAATGACCATCGCCGACCAGCAGCCACTTCAGCCGGGTATTCCCGGCATCCACCAATAGCTTCATGGGCGGACCCGCAGGCTTATCTCGCCGGCACGAACCCTGACCAACTCTTTGCCGTCGTCGATCAGGTAATTACCGGTATCGTCGATCCCATACCCGTTGCCAGCGAGACTACCCTGGCTGGCAACCAGGGCCTTACCGGAAAAAATATCACGGCGCTGCCAGCGTGAACGGAACCCGACAAAACCCTGACTGGCGAACTCATCCACGGAGCCGAGGACGGAATTAACGAGCGACGCCGCAAGTTCGCTACGACTCCAGCGCCGTTCAGGCATAGCTATGTCAAGACTGCTCCAGGATTGATCCACACCGGAGGCCTCTTTCATATGCACATTCAGGCCAATACCTGCGACGACCTGCACCACCCCCTCTTCAAGTTCGCCCTGGAGCTCAACCAGAATGCCAGCCAGCTTGCTACCACCAAGAAAAATATCGTTGGGCCACTTTAGCCCGACACCGGCAACACCATGCTGCTCCAGGGCTTCTGCGACCGCCACACCCAGAACCAGGCTTAACCCATCCAGCATGGCGAAGCTGCCACGAAACGTCAGCCCAAGGCTCAGGTAAAGGTTCTGCCCCTGCGGACTCTGCCAAGGCCGGCCGCGCCTGCCACGACCTGCGGTCTGACAATCGGCGATGCACACGGGAACGCGACCGGAACCCGCACGGCGTCGCACAATTTCGGCATTGGTCGAATCCACTTCATCCAGTACGGTCAGCTCGATCCTGGA
It encodes:
- the tuf gene encoding elongation factor Tu translates to MSKAKFERNKPHVNVGTIGHVDHGKTTLTAALTRVCHEVWGTGSASAFDQIDNAPEEKARGITIATSHVEYDSPARHYAHVDCPGHADYVKNMITGAAQMDGAILVCSAADGPMPQTREHILLSRQVGVPFIVVFLNKADMVDDEELLELVEMEVRELLSQYDFPGDDTPIVTGSALMALEGKDDNEMGTTAVKKLVEALDEYIPDPERAIDQPFLMPIEDVFSISGRGTVVTGRVERGIIKVGDEVEIVGIKDTVKTVCTGVEMFRKLLDEGRAGENVGVLLRGTKRDDVERGQVLCVPGSIKPHTKFECEVYVLSKEEGGRHTPFFKGYRPQFYFRTTDVTGSCELPEGVEMVMPGDNVKMSVTLIAPIAMEDGLRFAIREGGRTVGAGVVSKIIE
- a CDS encoding type III pantothenate kinase; this encodes MKLLVDAGNTRLKWLLVGDGHLVGTGSAILDADDPFCDIRCQSAHIRRVAVSTVISEERRQHLQVQLEAFCRAPIVFHWAEPRRGGLVNAYTETDRMGADRWHAMYAAWQADEGGFAVVDAGSAITIDYVADTGAHLGGYILPGKQMMLRSLRQDAARIGFDASDVQAAEPGASTTECVQHGLVWLWASMAARIEADCRRLGLGRVLVTGGDAEGLLDAGLSAHHEPSLVLKGLAAVDGESERE
- a CDS encoding biotin--[acetyl-CoA-carboxylase] ligase, whose amino-acid sequence is MKSKALLGLLADGQFHSGEFLASSLGISRTAIWKQVRRAAEEGVRIETIRGKGYRLLSDMDLLEAEQITQSLAPDCRSRIELTVLDEVDSTNAEIVRRRAGSGRVPVCIADCQTAGRGRRGRPWQSPQGQNLYLSLGLTFRGSFAMLDGLSLVLGVAVAEALEQHGVAGVGLKWPNDIFLGGSKLAGILVELQGELEEGVVQVVAGIGLNVHMKEASGVDQSWSSLDIAMPERRWSRSELAASLVNSVLGSVDEFASQGFVGFRSRWQRRDIFSGKALVASQGSLAGNGYGIDDTGNYLIDDGKELVRVRAGEISLRVRP